The Bacillus sp. B-jedd sequence ATAGACTGCTTTGCAAAATGAAACCATACTAACCTCCCAAATGTAATAGATGTTAGTACAAGGTATGCCAATTTTGCACGTTTTTATACCTGTTGAGGCGGGATTGTAGGTTTATACTGGTAAATATTCCTTTACGAACAAAAAGAAGCTTTTACGAATGCATTGCCGTCGAACAGGCATTCAGAAAAGCTTCTTAAATAGTATAATTTATTTTTTAGGATTCGGTTTCATTGGGTTCAGTTGTTTCTTCCTTGTCCTGGCAACGGTGGCAGATGCCATGGAATGTCAGACGGTGGTCTTTAATCTTGAAATGCCATCGCCTTTCAACAATTTCTTCGACATCTTCAAGAAGATCTTCCTGTATTTCATCCACTGCCCCGCATTCGATGCAGACAAGATGGTGATGGAAATGGGCCGCGCCTTCCTGGCGAAGGTCATATCTGGAGACGCCATCCCCAAAATTGATTTTATCGACTATTTTTAGTTCAGTAAGCAGTTCAAGTGTCCGATAAACAGTTGCCAATCCAATCTCTGGTGACTTTTCTTTTACGAGCAGATAGACATCTTCCGCACTTAAATGATCTTCCTCATTTTCCAACAGCACTCGAACGGTAGCTTCTCGTTGCGGAGTAAGTTTATAGCTTGATGAATGCAATTGTTTTTTGATTCTCTCGATTCTCGTTTCCATCCGGTCGTCCTCCCTCGCAACTGTCCTTTCTCATTATAACAGATAGGCACAAGGATGAAAACTAAAATTATTATAAATAAGACTTTATAATCATTATTAAGTGGGATTGATTATCATTTGAATCCTTCGGCGACTGATTTCATGAAACCTGGTGATAGAAACGCTTCTACAGCTGATGCAGCCGAAAGAAGCAAAATTGCGGCTGCGAGGAATAAAAAATACCGTCCGAACAGAGGCAGGATAGGCTGGCCGTATTTTTTGAAAAACTGCCTGCGGATCATTTTTAAAGAAAAGACAACAGAAACAGCGGACATCATGATAAACACCGGGATGATGAATACATTTTGCGGAAAA is a genomic window containing:
- the fur gene encoding ferric iron uptake transcriptional regulator produces the protein METRIERIKKQLHSSSYKLTPQREATVRVLLENEEDHLSAEDVYLLVKEKSPEIGLATVYRTLELLTELKIVDKINFGDGVSRYDLRQEGAAHFHHHLVCIECGAVDEIQEDLLEDVEEIVERRWHFKIKDHRLTFHGICHRCQDKEETTEPNETES